The Desulfoscipio gibsoniae DSM 7213 genome contains a region encoding:
- a CDS encoding FG-GAP repeat domain-containing protein, whose translation MQVKKLNKLSLSLVLLFVLSLFVGMYAAFAGVCLQPAVNYPVGNNPNGIAAADFNNDGDVDLATTNLLDDDISILLGNGDGTFGEATNFLVGSYPRGISAADFNNDGSVDLAVINTLNDNVSILLGDGTGSFGSVTNFPAGALPIGITAADFNNDNNVDLAVTGLSDNVSILLGNGDGSFGAATDFPVGHSPFSITAADFDNDGNVDLATANNLDNNVSVLLGNGTGNFAPVAGSPFAAGIGPFSITSADFDNDNNVDLAVTNINDNTVSVLLGDGNGNFASAARSPFLVGDGPIGMTAADFDNDSNVDLAVANSSDSDVSILRGNGKGDFRVVTIFPVGDFPFGITAADFEGGGKYGLATANADSNNVSVLLQEVYGCNNTTNSATRK comes from the coding sequence ATGCAGGTGAAAAAATTAAATAAGTTAAGCCTGTCTTTAGTATTGCTATTCGTGTTGTCCCTTTTTGTAGGGATGTATGCAGCATTTGCCGGCGTGTGCCTCCAGCCGGCGGTGAACTACCCGGTGGGAAACAATCCTAACGGCATCGCTGCGGCGGACTTTAACAATGACGGTGACGTGGATCTGGCGACGACAAACTTGTTGGACGATGATATATCAATCCTGTTGGGTAATGGAGATGGCACCTTCGGTGAGGCCACTAACTTTCTGGTGGGGAGTTACCCCCGTGGCATCAGCGCGGCAGATTTTAATAACGATGGCAGCGTGGACCTGGCAGTGATAAATACCCTAAATGATAATGTCTCCATTTTGTTGGGTGACGGCACCGGCAGTTTCGGATCGGTCACTAACTTTCCTGCTGGGGCTCTTCCCATAGGCATTACCGCGGCGGACTTTAATAATGACAACAATGTGGATCTTGCGGTAACAGGCCTGAGTGACAATGTTTCCATTCTTCTTGGTAACGGAGACGGCAGTTTCGGGGCGGCTACCGACTTTCCGGTGGGACATTCTCCTTTTAGCATCACTGCGGCGGACTTTGACAACGACGGTAATGTGGATTTGGCTACGGCAAATAATCTTGATAATAACGTTTCCGTACTGCTGGGCAACGGTACGGGCAATTTTGCTCCGGTCGCCGGCTCTCCTTTCGCGGCGGGGATTGGTCCCTTTAGCATCACTTCGGCGGACTTTGATAATGATAATAATGTCGACCTGGCGGTAACAAATATTAATGATAATACCGTTTCCGTACTGCTGGGCGACGGTAACGGCAATTTTGCTTCAGCTGCCCGCTCTCCTTTTCTGGTGGGCGATGGGCCTATAGGTATGACCGCAGCAGACTTTGACAATGACAGCAACGTGGACCTGGCGGTAGCTAACTCCAGCGACTCAGATGTATCAATCCTGCGGGGTAATGGAAAAGGTGATTTTAGGGTGGTCACTATCTTCCCGGTGGGGGATTTTCCTTTTGGCATCACCGCGGCGGACTTTGAAGGTGGCGGCAAGTATGGACTGGCCACGGCAAATGCTGATTCTAACAATGTCTCTGTCTTGCTGCAGGAAGTGTACGGTTGTAATAACACTACTAACTCAGCTACCAGGAAATAA
- the msrB gene encoding peptide-methionine (R)-S-oxide reductase MsrB, which yields MVNIEKEKQRLELATFAGGCFWCLVAPFQQIPGVVKVVSGYTGGHKESPTYEEVCSNTTGHYEAVQIAFNPDLCSYEKLLDTYWRQIDPTDPGGQFADRGTSYQTAIFYHSLTQKQKAEASKRAIEESGHFELPIATQIIKASRFYPAEEYHQNYHQKNPVHYGIYRRGSGRESFIQKHWDKNTDRELLKERLSKIQYEVTQCNATEPPFNNEYWDNKQDGIYVDVVSGEPLFSSLDKYDSGCGWPSFTKPLHFDNIKEHLDKSHNMTRTEVRSKDADSHLGHVFDDGPAPTGLRYCINSASLRFIPKEDLDKEGYKDYLSLFE from the coding sequence TTGGTCAATATAGAAAAAGAAAAACAACGTTTGGAACTGGCCACCTTCGCGGGCGGCTGTTTTTGGTGCCTGGTGGCCCCTTTTCAGCAAATACCGGGAGTTGTAAAGGTAGTTTCCGGTTATACAGGTGGGCATAAAGAATCTCCCACATACGAAGAAGTCTGCTCAAATACAACGGGACATTATGAGGCTGTACAAATAGCTTTCAATCCTGACTTGTGCTCATATGAAAAATTACTGGATACTTACTGGCGCCAAATCGACCCAACCGATCCAGGGGGCCAATTTGCCGACCGTGGCACATCTTACCAAACCGCAATTTTCTATCATAGCTTGACACAAAAGCAAAAGGCCGAAGCATCTAAAAGGGCAATTGAAGAAAGCGGCCATTTTGAACTGCCAATTGCCACGCAAATAATCAAGGCCTCCCGCTTTTATCCCGCCGAAGAATACCATCAAAACTACCATCAAAAGAACCCTGTGCACTACGGCATTTATCGCAGGGGCTCAGGACGTGAAAGCTTTATACAAAAGCACTGGGATAAAAACACAGACCGGGAATTACTTAAGGAAAGGCTAAGTAAAATTCAATATGAGGTAACCCAGTGCAACGCCACCGAGCCACCTTTCAACAATGAATACTGGGATAATAAGCAAGATGGCATATATGTGGATGTCGTTTCCGGCGAGCCACTGTTTAGTTCCCTTGATAAGTACGATTCGGGGTGCGGGTGGCCCAGTTTCACCAAGCCGCTCCATTTTGACAATATAAAAGAGCATCTAGACAAAAGCCATAACATGACCCGCACAGAGGTTAGAAGCAAAGATGCCGACTCCCATCTGGGCCATGTATTTGATGACGGCCCGGCCCCAACGGGTTTACGTTATTGCATCAACTCGGCATCATTACGATTTATTCCTAAGGAAGATTTAGATAAAGAAGGCTATAAAGATTACCTCAGTCTTTTTGAATAA
- a CDS encoding helix-turn-helix transcriptional regulator, which translates to MLQNRVKELRARHNFNQSELGKLVGVTRQTIGMIEKGDYAPSVALALKISKAFQVPLEEVFWLDEEEKQ; encoded by the coding sequence ATGTTGCAAAACCGGGTAAAAGAATTAAGGGCAAGACATAATTTTAACCAGTCTGAATTAGGAAAATTGGTAGGGGTAACTCGCCAAACCATTGGTATGATTGAAAAAGGAGACTATGCACCATCTGTCGCTTTGGCACTCAAAATTTCGAAAGCATTTCAAGTACCTTTAGAAGAAGTTTTTTGGCTGGATGAGGAGGAAAAACAATGA
- a CDS encoding IS5 family transposase — protein sequence MFRKVENQYYLEEFILPFEGKLRADNRWVKLAKIIPWESIEERYANLFPSNRGQLAKPVRMALGALIIKEKCGYSDRETVEQITENPYLQFFIGLREYQDRPPFDPSLMVHFRKRFGSETLKDINEEICRAAKKAEDKKNDDDNKPELPSGGNKTRSEEPDKPERKASSFEVYPANKGKLILDATCAPADIRYPTDLSLLNEAREKLDNIIDLVHKTLGKPGRRPRTYRQIARKAYLNIVHNRKPGKKAIRKAVGKQLRFVSRNLRAVDHLLAIAGDNHGLSRKYQETLRTIRMVYEQQLYMYTHRTHKINDRIVSISQPHVRPIVRGKVTADTEFGAKVAISIVDGYAYMETLSWDAFNEGITLIESVECYRQKYGYYPEAVLADKIYRNRGNLRYCEECGIRLSGPRLGRPLVDKMLQKEQNRLERQDASERNAVEGKFGEAKRHYGLGRIMARLKETAESVICLQFLVMNLEHRLRVLLFYFLRHLFQSNLAPGRLSLLCFS from the coding sequence ATGTTCCGTAAAGTGGAAAACCAATATTATCTTGAAGAATTTATACTACCATTTGAAGGCAAATTGAGAGCTGATAACCGCTGGGTAAAACTGGCTAAAATTATCCCCTGGGAAAGCATTGAAGAACGCTATGCCAATCTTTTTCCCAGCAACCGTGGACAGTTGGCTAAACCCGTCAGAATGGCCCTTGGTGCTTTAATCATTAAAGAGAAATGTGGCTACAGCGACCGTGAAACAGTGGAGCAGATCACTGAGAATCCGTACTTGCAATTTTTCATCGGTCTAAGAGAATATCAAGATCGGCCACCATTTGACCCTTCCCTAATGGTTCATTTTCGTAAGCGTTTTGGCTCTGAAACATTAAAAGATATCAACGAAGAAATCTGCCGTGCTGCCAAAAAAGCGGAAGATAAAAAGAATGACGATGACAACAAGCCCGAACTGCCCTCAGGTGGCAATAAAACGAGATCCGAGGAACCCGACAAACCAGAAAGGAAAGCTTCTTCCTTTGAGGTATATCCGGCAAATAAAGGCAAACTTATCCTGGATGCCACCTGTGCCCCGGCAGACATACGCTACCCTACGGACCTATCCTTGCTTAACGAAGCCAGGGAAAAGTTGGATAACATTATTGACCTCGTGCACAAGACTCTTGGTAAGCCCGGCAGAAGACCGCGTACTTATCGACAAATAGCTCGTAAAGCCTACCTAAACATTGTTCACAACAGAAAACCTGGTAAGAAAGCTATCCGAAAAGCCGTCGGTAAACAGTTGCGCTTTGTGAGTCGTAATCTGCGTGCTGTGGACCATCTGCTTGCTATAGCCGGTGATAATCATGGCCTAAGTCGGAAATATCAGGAAACATTGCGCACCATACGTATGGTCTACGAACAGCAACTCTACATGTATACACACCGCACTCACAAGATAAATGATCGTATTGTCAGCATCAGCCAGCCGCATGTGCGTCCCATTGTTCGGGGTAAAGTCACTGCCGATACCGAGTTCGGTGCCAAAGTCGCCATTAGCATTGTAGACGGCTACGCGTATATGGAAACGCTGAGTTGGGACGCCTTCAATGAAGGGATAACCTTAATTGAATCAGTGGAATGTTACCGCCAAAAGTACGGGTACTACCCTGAAGCCGTCCTAGCCGACAAGATATACCGAAATAGGGGAAACTTGCGTTACTGCGAAGAATGTGGCATACGACTCAGTGGGCCAAGGCTAGGGAGACCACTGGTTGATAAAATGCTACAGAAAGAACAGAATCGCTTGGAACGGCAGGACGCTAGCGAACGTAATGCTGTAGAGGGAAAATTCGGCGAAGCCAAGCGGCACTATGGTTTGGGTCGTATTATGGCACGCTTGAAAGAGACCGCAGAAAGCGTAATCTGTCTGCAGTTCCTGGTGATGAACTTGGAGCATAGACTCCGTGTTCTTTTGTTCTATTTTCTGCGACATCTATTTCAATCTAATCTGGCACCGGGGAGACTATCATTATTGTGTTTTAGTTGA